Proteins from a single region of Corynebacterium casei LMG S-19264:
- a CDS encoding acyl-CoA thioesterase: MKPLGEDVFQGPAVPTAFTRTFGGQVVAQALRAALLTVEGKDAHSLHCYFLEGGVAAEPIDFHVERIRDGRSFAARRVEGFQNGKRMVIMSVSFHHDQDSGPEHATSMPDVPGPEESIDHVEFRPQSAKKRALDWTDWDIRVVPNEKLSEELLHPAGQATHQYLWIKNTSDMGNDQGSHQAALAYLSDMTLLYTTLLDHDNPDIQAASLDHAMWFLRPVRVDEWLLIDQYSPSAGSGIGLSKGNVYNQRGELVVVLSQEGLIRAKRTS; the protein is encoded by the coding sequence ATGAAACCACTTGGCGAGGACGTATTTCAGGGGCCTGCAGTACCCACCGCATTTACCCGTACCTTTGGCGGACAAGTGGTCGCGCAGGCTCTTCGCGCCGCTTTGCTGACTGTCGAAGGCAAGGATGCGCATTCCTTGCACTGTTATTTCCTGGAAGGCGGCGTAGCTGCCGAACCAATTGACTTCCACGTCGAGCGCATCCGCGATGGCCGTTCTTTTGCCGCGCGCCGCGTCGAAGGCTTTCAAAACGGCAAGCGCATGGTCATCATGTCCGTGAGCTTTCACCATGACCAAGACTCTGGTCCCGAACATGCCACATCAATGCCGGATGTTCCTGGGCCTGAAGAATCCATTGACCACGTTGAGTTCCGCCCACAATCGGCAAAGAAGCGCGCCTTGGATTGGACCGACTGGGATATCCGCGTGGTACCCAATGAGAAGCTTTCAGAAGAGCTACTCCATCCAGCAGGGCAGGCAACACATCAGTACCTGTGGATTAAAAACACGAGCGACATGGGTAATGACCAGGGTTCGCACCAGGCAGCCCTTGCGTATCTTTCCGATATGACGTTGCTGTACACGACACTATTGGACCACGATAACCCTGATATTCAGGCTGCCAGCCTCGACCATGCGATGTGGTTCCTTCGGCCCGTGCGCGTTGACGAGTGGTTGCTTATTGATCAGTATTCGCCTTCAGCCGGTAGCGGCATTGGTTTAAGTAAGGGAAATGTCTACAACCAACGGGGTGAACTGGTGGTAGTGCTGTCCCAGGAAGGGCTCATTCGCGCAAAGCGGACTTCTTAA
- a CDS encoding YebC/PmpR family DNA-binding transcriptional regulator: MSGHSKWATTKHKKAANDAKRGKEFAKLVKNIEVAARTGGGDPAANPTLDDMIKKAKKASVPNDNIERARKRGSGEEAGGADWENIMYEGYGPNGVAMLIECLTDNRNRAATEVRTAMSRNGGNLGESGSVSYMFTRTGVVLVQKGELEVDDVLMAVLEAGAEDVADIGEFYEVTCQPTDISAVKEALVDAEIEVEDSDQDFRASVEVPLGVDDAKKIMRLINALEESDDVQNVYTNMDLSDDVIAALDAD, translated from the coding sequence ATGTCAGGCCACTCAAAGTGGGCAACTACGAAGCACAAGAAGGCTGCGAATGACGCTAAGCGTGGCAAAGAATTCGCGAAGCTAGTCAAGAACATCGAAGTTGCAGCGCGTACTGGTGGCGGTGACCCGGCGGCCAACCCAACCCTGGACGATATGATCAAGAAGGCTAAGAAGGCCTCCGTCCCGAACGATAACATCGAACGCGCGCGCAAGCGCGGCTCCGGCGAAGAAGCTGGCGGTGCTGACTGGGAAAACATCATGTACGAAGGTTATGGCCCGAACGGTGTTGCAATGCTGATCGAGTGTTTGACCGACAACCGCAACAGAGCAGCAACCGAGGTTCGTACCGCAATGTCCCGTAACGGTGGCAACCTTGGTGAGTCTGGTTCCGTTTCATACATGTTCACCCGCACCGGCGTTGTACTCGTGCAGAAGGGCGAGCTTGAAGTCGACGACGTCCTCATGGCAGTACTGGAAGCAGGCGCTGAGGATGTAGCCGACATCGGCGAATTCTACGAAGTTACGTGCCAGCCAACCGACATTTCTGCAGTCAAGGAAGCCTTGGTCGATGCAGAGATTGAAGTTGAAGATTCTGACCAGGATTTCCGGGCCTCCGTTGAGGTTCCACTGGGCGTTGATGACGCGAAGAAGATTATGCGTTTGATCAATGCTTTGGAAGAGTCCGATGACGTGCAGAACGTTTACACGAATATGGATCTCTCCGATGATGTCATCGCAGCATTGGACGCTGACTAA